From a single Oreochromis niloticus isolate F11D_XX linkage group LG4, O_niloticus_UMD_NMBU, whole genome shotgun sequence genomic region:
- the tnrc6c1 gene encoding trinucleotide repeat-containing gene 6C protein isoform X6: MPDSTKLNPSPPLPPVNPSAIPSVPPSSGNGKRIPSGGQPQTAQQSQTPLQQRYPPREVPPRFRQQEHKQLLKRGQPLPLGTLPLITTGRPATSEPAAATVAIHSSLSCSSSTAASLPTELPPQSGQGAQYDNPLWGHLPANRSATSAASSTNLSGWDQLIIDQKDTEAWPSITLSQSQVPPGGCPLDTDSGHLTSSSRSSSSTSSSCSTVSMATGANSQTGHFPANHLSSKANSGPSPANHTGTSMLSGQVATSRSWGPGAVSSHCPPQSSMGSETKSDSPGGGGGSTRGWGPPSSSTTNFNLNLNPNANPSAWPMLGHDGSGTGGGSSGGANTISPPHSTPNLCNPPGPPPAQTSTCTGANTNSNSSGIGNAWVTMMASDAEPHPSPSTNVSFSSEPQNLKTDGPNHTNKQEPPSPIRSLPGWGSAPVGLGSMTQPPPGGSQVNGEDGNSVWGNSGNSKAISSKEAPGWSHEGDGTGNSGGWGEHPEETQGGWDTPSSPAQDSQSISWSRAVSTAGASEGSSDSMEGNPQRKDRSSREKSAPLMPAQDLDPRVLCNSGWGQTPVRQHTSWDMDDTKHKSDVGTGSWGSGSTTPADAQGPSNTSTGPSQMTDSGSKNDAPGSQGTSGWGGNIAATNQPSSGWGEPPSNIKPPGGPGGWGNPPPGGPSTSIPKNGGQSWGEKPSGWDDSHIKSGSQNWGEQPKASHTWASSGVSNNTAEWGDSEESKKSPTNAWEGEPRGWGMSSQGPGGNGGWGESLPQRPSGPSQGWGGKPQDGLSGNNGGGSMGSWGGSGSVKQGPGWGGNKQESSTEPTGWEEPSPPSIRRKMEIDDGTSAWGDPGTYNKAVNLWDRNNSGSSQAKVTTGGNNPPSTNNNHPHPLNHPYHGPPAPLQNHSQNSQNSGPTSGPLDPTVQHQPGASHNRGPLMAQGWGEISSSHTKSESSWGEPASSPVSVDNGTSAWGKPSGNCGGWGESNPESYGRGNPTMTPASCKPAPKPMQDGWGGGGEDLSLSGGQWDAEEVDMWNSTASQESNSSCNSWSNANKKAPPKGKIPGKQDEVWIMNRLIKQLTDMGFPRDPAEEALKSNNMNLDQAMSALLEKKTELDKRGMGIAGHDYNNGLINKPMSCPRPPLLSKDPSADPRLPFMDKVQSGMFGGGGAAQVRAMPQPQPPPQPPVPPLSSSQPSLRAQVPQFLSPQVQAQLLQFAAKNIGLNPALLTSPINPQHMTLLNQLYQLQLAYQRLQIQQQMLQAQRNVSGPIRQQEQQVARTINNMQQQIQQHQRQLAQALLMKQQQQQPPPSHSGLHPGGAKSSLDSFPGHPQAPGLPDLQTKEPQSSPNTYSPYSLSGLNVNCMEVGSLSMKEPPQPQSRLSQWTHPNSIESLSGNSSPLEPNLGKHGANLGPPGKPTQLDESYSPYSLISSSESPSSPLVPPDSWGQSKGSSDKMANGTNINWPPEFCPGVPWKGLQNIDPETDPNVTPGSVPSGPTINTNIQDVNRYLLRDRSGGENRRSKLSEMKSTWSPGPISHSQASLSHELWKVPQGPRSSTTAPSRPPPGLTNTKPSSTWGGSSLGLGQGWSSSYTTAGTTWSTDSSTRTSSWLVLRNLTPQIDGSTLRTLCMQHGPLITFHLNLTQGNAVVRYSSKDEAAKAQKSLHMCVLGNTTILAEFAGEEEVNRFFAQGQSLGGTTSWQATPGTNQTRMGGTGSGASHPIGHSPHWNNNNNGAGSSSSSGSLGAGGTKTGGELLWGGVQQYSSLWGPPSGEEGRVMGSPTPINTLLPGDLLSGESM; this comes from the exons AACTGCCCCCACAGAGTGGCCAGGGAGCCCAGTATGATAATCCCCTCTGGGGGCACCTGCCAGCCAACAGAAGTGCTACGAGTGCTGCATCTTCCACCAATCTCAGTGGCTGGGATCAACTAATTATCGACCAGAAGGACACAGAGGCTTGGCCTTCTATTACACTCAGCCAGAGCCAGGTCCCTCCAGGAGGATGCCCTTTGGACACTGACTCTGGTCAcctgaccagcagcagcagaagcagtagTAGTACTAGCAGTAGTTGTAGTACAGTGAGTATGGCCACGGGAGCAAATAGCCAAACAGGCCACTTCCCTGCCAACCACCTCAGCAGCAAAGCCAACAGTGGGCCCAGCCCTGCCAATCATACTGGAACCAGCATGCTCTCTGGCCAGGTTGCAACCAGTCGCAGCTGGGGCCCTGGGGCTGTATCTTCCCATTGCCCCCCTCAGTCCTCAATGGGGAGTGAAACGAAGAGTGACAgcccaggaggaggaggaggcagtaCTAGGGGCTGGGGTCCTCCATCATCCTCCACCACCAACTTTAACTTGAACTTAAACCCTAATGCCAACCCGTCTGCCTGGCCCATGTTGGGGCATGACGGAAGTGGCACAGGGGGAGGCAGCTCAGGGGGAGCCAACACCATTTCACCTCCTCACTCTACACCCAACCTCTGCAATCCACCTGGCCCCCCACCAGCCCAGACCAGCACCTGTACCGGAGCCAACACTAACAGCAACTCCTCGGGGATTGGCAATGCCTGGGTTACCATGATGGCTTCTGATGCAGAGCCACACCCCTCCCCGTCCACGAATGTGTCTTTCAGTTCAGAACCTCAGAACCTTAAAACTGATGGACCAAATCACACTAATAAGCAGGAACCCCCCAGCCCCATCCGCAGTTTGCCTGGCTGGGGAAGTGCACCTGTAGGCTTGGGTTCCATGACCCAGCCACCGCCGGGAGGCTCACAGGTCAATGGTGAAGATGGTAATTCAGTATGGGGTAACAGTGGCAACTCAAAGGCAATTTCATCTAAGGAGGCACCTGGCTGGAGCCATGAAGGAGATGGAACAGGGAACTCTGGAGGCTGGGGTGAACACCCTGAAGAGACCCAGGGAGGATGGGATACACCCAGCTCTCCCGCACAGGACTCTCAGTCCATCTCATGGAGCAGGGCTGTAAGCACAGCTGGGGCTAGTGAAGGAAGCAGTGACAGCATGGAAGGCAATCCTCAGCGAAAAGACCGGTCATCCAGAGAAAAATCAGCTCCTTTGATGCCTGCCCAGGATCTGGACCCCAGGGTGCTGTGCAACAGTGGCTGGGGACAGACCCCCGTTCGCCAGCACACTTCCTGGGACATGGACGATACCAAACATAAGAGTGATGTAGGCACTGGATCATGGGGCTCTGGCTCAACCACTCCAGCCGATGCCCAGGGGCCCTCCAACACTAGCACAGGCCCTAGCCAGATGACTGACTCTGGGAGCAAAAATGATGCACCTGGTTCTCAGGGCACTTCTGGTTGGGGTGGAAACATAGCAGCTACCAACCAGCCAAGCTCTGGTTGGGGAGAGCCACCGAGCAACATCAAGCCCCCAGGTGGCCCTGGTGGTTGGGGAAACCCTCCACCAGGAGGTCCAAGCACCAGTATACCCAAAAATGGTGGTCAGTCCTGGGGAGAAAAGCCAAGTGGGTGGGACGATTCTCACATCAAGTCAGGATCCCAGAACTGGGGAGAACAGCCCAAAGCATCTCACACTTGGGCTAGCAGTGGAGTGAGCAATAACACAGCAGAGTGGGGGGACTCAGAAGAGAGTAAAAAGAGTCCCACTAATGCTTGGGAAGGAGAACCACGAGGCTGGGGAATGTCTTCTCAAGGACCTGGAGGTAAtggtggctggggagagtcaCTTCCTCAGCGACCCAGTGGTCCCTCTCAAGGCTGGGGGGGCAAGCCTCAAGATGGGCTTAGTGGTAACAATGGAGGAGGGAGCATGGGGTCCTGGGGGGGATCGGGCTCAGTGAAACAAGGTCCAGGTTGGGGTGGAAATAAGCAGGAATCCTCAACTGAGCCTACAGGCTGGGAAGAGCCCTCCCCTCCTTCCATCCGACGCAAGATGGAGATCGATGATGGGACCTCTGCTTGGGGCGATCCCGGTACCTACAACAAGGCAGTCAATCTGTGGGACAGGAACAATTCAGGATCGTCCCAGGCTAAAGTTACTACTGGAGGCAATAATCCCcccagcaccaacaacaaccatCCCCACCCTCTCAATCACCCTTACCACGGGCCACCTGCACCTTTACAGAACCACAGCCAAAACAGCCAGAACTCAGGCCCCACCAGCGGGCCTTTGGATCCTACTGTGCAACACCAGCCTGGAGCATCTCACAACAGAGGTCCCCTGATGGCTCAAG GTTGGGGAGAGATATCCAGCTCCCACACAAAATCGGAGAGCTCCTGGGGGGAACCTGCATCTTCCCCGGTCAGCGTGGATAATGGGACGTCCGCCTGGGGCAAACCCAGCGGGAACTGTGGGGGCTGGGGCGAAAGCAATCCGGAGAGCTATGGCAGGGGCAACCCGACAATGACACCTGCATCTTGTAAACCTG CTCCCAAACCTATGCAAGATGGATGGGGAGGTGGAGGTGAAGACCTGAGCCTGTCAGGTGGTCAATGGGATGCAGAGGAGGTAGACATGTGGAATAGCACTGCCTCCCAGGAGAGCAACTCTTCCTGTAACTCTTGGAGCAATGCAAATAAAAAGGCCCCACCAAAG GGGAAGATCCCAGGGAAGCAGGATGAGGTCTGGATCATGAATCGTCTCATCAAGCAGCTGACTGACATGGGCTTCCCT AGGGATCCAGCAGAGGAGGCTTTGAAGAGCAACAACATGAACCTGGATCAGGCCATGAGTGCCCTGCTGGAAAAGAAGACGGAGCTTGACAAGCGTGGGATGGGGATAGCTGGCCACGACTACAACAACGGGCTCATCAACAAGCCCATGAGCTGCCCTCGGCCTCCGCTTCTTTCCAAAGACCCCTCAGCAGATCCCCGCTTGCCCTTCATGGATAAG GTGCAGAGTGGAATGTTTGGCGGTGGTGGAGCAGCACAAGTCCGGGCCATGCCGCAGCCGCAGCCGCCTCCTCAGCCACCAGTGCCGCCTCTCAGCTCCTCTCAGCCTAGTCTACGTGCTCAAGTGCCTCAGTTTCTCTCCCCTCAG GTTCAAGCACAGCTCTTACAGTTTGCAGCAAAAAACATTGGTCTGAATCCTGCACTTTTAACCTCACCAATAAACCCTCAACATATGACCCTTCTAAATCAACTTTACCAGCTGCAACTG GCGTACCAGCGTttacaaattcagcagcagATGTTGCAGGCGCAGCGCAATGTTTCTGGCCCCATTCGACAACAAGAGCAGCAA gTTGCACGTACAATCAATAACATGCAGCAGCAGATCCAACAGCACCAGCGTCAGCTGGCCCAGGCCCTGCTGAtgaagcagcagcaacagcaaccGCCCCCTTCCCACTCAGGCCTGCATCCTGGTGGAGCCAAATCCTCCCTGGATTCATTTCCAGGTCatccccaggctccaggcctcCCTGACCTGCAGACCAAAGAGCCGCAGTCATCTCCTAACACCTACAGCCCCTACTCTCTCT CTGGACTGAATGTAAACTGCATGGAGGTGGGAAGTCTGTCAATGAAGGAACCCCCCCAACCCCAATCGCGCCTGTCACAGTGGACGCACCCAAACTCCATTGAAAGCCTCTCTGGAAACTCTTCTCCATTGGAGCCCAACCTGGGCAAGCATG GTGCCAACCTGGGCCCTCCTGGAAAGCCCACTCAGCTGGATGAATCTTACAGCCCCTACAGCCTGATATCCAGCTCAGAGTCTCCTTCCAGCCCTCTGGTGCCTCCAGACAGCTGGGGACAAAGCAAAGGCAGCAGTGACAAGATGGCCAATGGGACCAATATCAACTGGCCACCAG AGTTTTGTCCTGGTGTACCCTGGAAGGGCCTCCAGAATATCGACCCTGAAACTGACCCCAACGTGACCCCCGGCAGCGTCCCCAGCGGACCCACCATCAACACAAATATCCAAGATGTCAACCGCTACCTGCTCCGGGACAGGAGCGGAGGTGAGAACAGGAGAA GTAAACTGTCAGAGATGAAATCCACTTGGTCTCCAGGCCCCATTTCTCACAGCCAGGCCTCTCTGTCCCACGAGCTGTGGAAGGTCCCGCAGGGCCCTCGGAGCAGCACCACAGCCCCTTCCCGCCCCCCGCCTGGCCTCACCAACACAAAGCCTTCCTCCACCTGGgggggcagctctctgggtctGGGACAAGGCTGGAGCAGCTCTTACACCACAG CAGGTACCACGTGGAGTACAGACAGCTCCACCAGAACAAGTAGCTGGCTCGTGCTGAGGAACCTCACTCCGCAG attgATGGCTCGACTCTGCGAACACTGTGCATGCAACACGGCCCCCTCATCACATTCCACCTCAACCTGACACAGGGAAATGCTGTAGTGCGCTACAGCTCCAAGGACGAAGCTGCCAAGGCACAAAAGTCCCTGCACAT GTGCGTGCTCGGAAACACCACCATCCTGGCCGAGTTTGCCGGGGAAGAGGAAGTGAACCGCTTCTTTGCACAGGGCCAGTCACTCGGAGGAACAACCAGCTGGCAGGCAACTCCAGGCACCAATCAGACAAGGATGGGCGGGACCGGGTCTGGAGCGTCTCACCCCATCGGGCACTCGCCCCActggaacaacaacaacaacggcgccggcagcagcagtagcagcggCAGCCTGGGAGCAGGCGGAACAAAAACAGGCGGAGAGCTGCTGTGGGGTGGTGTTCAGCAGTATTCCAGCCTGTGGGGACCCCCGAGTGGAGAAGAGGGACGGGTCATGGGGAGCCCCACCCCAATCAATACActgctgcctggggacctgctGAGCGGGGAGTCCATGTAG
- the tnrc6c1 gene encoding trinucleotide repeat-containing gene 6C protein isoform X8 — MVGRHLSTELPPQSGQGAQYDNPLWGHLPANRSATSAASSTNLSGWDQLIIDQKDTEAWPSITLSQSQVPPGGCPLDTDSGHLTSSSRSSSSTSSSCSTVSMATGANSQTGHFPANHLSSKANSGPSPANHTGTSMLSGQVATSRSWGPGAVSSHCPPQSSMGSETKSDSPGGGGGSTRGWGPPSSSTTNFNLNLNPNANPSAWPMLGHDGSGTGGGSSGGANTISPPHSTPNLCNPPGPPPAQTSTCTGANTNSNSSGIGNAWVTMMASDAEPHPSPSTNVSFSSEPQNLKTDGPNHTNKQEPPSPIRSLPGWGSAPVGLGSMTQPPPGGSQVNGEDGNSVWGNSGNSKAISSKEAPGWSHEGDGTGNSGGWGEHPEETQGGWDTPSSPAQDSQSISWSRAVSTAGASEGSSDSMEGNPQRKDRSSREKSAPLMPAQDLDPRVLCNSGWGQTPVRQHTSWDMDDTKHKSDVGTGSWGSGSTTPADAQGPSNTSTGPSQMTDSGSKNDAPGSQGTSGWGGNIAATNQPSSGWGEPPSNIKPPGGPGGWGNPPPGGPSTSIPKNGGQSWGEKPSGWDDSHIKSGSQNWGEQPKASHTWASSGVSNNTAEWGDSEESKKSPTNAWEGEPRGWGMSSQGPGGNGGWGESLPQRPSGPSQGWGGKPQDGLSGNNGGGSMGSWGGSGSVKQGPGWGGNKQESSTEPTGWEEPSPPSIRRKMEIDDGTSAWGDPGTYNKAVNLWDRNNSGSSQAKVTTGGNNPPSTNNNHPHPLNHPYHGPPAPLQNHSQNSQNSGPTSGPLDPTVQHQPGASHNRGPLMAQGWGEISSSHTKSESSWGEPASSPVSVDNGTSAWGKPSGNCGGWGESNPESYGRGNPTMTPASCKPAPKPMQDGWGGGGEDLSLSGGQWDAEEVDMWNSTASQESNSSCNSWSNANKKAPPKGKIPGKQDEVWIMNRLIKQLTDMGFPRDPAEEALKSNNMNLDQAMSALLEKKTELDKRGMGIAGHDYNNGLINKPMSCPRPPLLSKDPSADPRLPFMDKVQSGMFGGGGAAQVRAMPQPQPPPQPPVPPLSSSQPSLRAQVPQFLSPQVQAQLLQFAAKNIGLNPALLTSPINPQHMTLLNQLYQLQLAYQRLQIQQQMLQAQRNVSGPIRQQEQQVARTINNMQQQIQQHQRQLAQALLMKQQQQQPPPSHSGLHPGGAKSSLDSFPGHPQAPGLPDLQTKEPQSSPNTYSPYSLSGLNVNCMEVGSLSMKEPPQPQSRLSQWTHPNSIESLSGNSSPLEPNLGKHGANLGPPGKPTQLDESYSPYSLISSSESPSSPLVPPDSWGQSKGSSDKMANGTNINWPPEFCPGVPWKGLQNIDPETDPNVTPGSVPSGPTINTNIQDVNRYLLRDRSGGENRRSKLSEMKSTWSPGPISHSQASLSHELWKVPQGPRSSTTAPSRPPPGLTNTKPSSTWGGSSLGLGQGWSSSYTTAGTTWSTDSSTRTSSWLVLRNLTPQIDGSTLRTLCMQHGPLITFHLNLTQGNAVVRYSSKDEAAKAQKSLHMCVLGNTTILAEFAGEEEVNRFFAQGQSLGGTTSWQATPGTNQTRMGGTGSGASHPIGHSPHWNNNNNGAGSSSSSGSLGAGGTKTGGELLWGGVQQYSSLWGPPSGEEGRVMGSPTPINTLLPGDLLSGESM, encoded by the exons AACTGCCCCCACAGAGTGGCCAGGGAGCCCAGTATGATAATCCCCTCTGGGGGCACCTGCCAGCCAACAGAAGTGCTACGAGTGCTGCATCTTCCACCAATCTCAGTGGCTGGGATCAACTAATTATCGACCAGAAGGACACAGAGGCTTGGCCTTCTATTACACTCAGCCAGAGCCAGGTCCCTCCAGGAGGATGCCCTTTGGACACTGACTCTGGTCAcctgaccagcagcagcagaagcagtagTAGTACTAGCAGTAGTTGTAGTACAGTGAGTATGGCCACGGGAGCAAATAGCCAAACAGGCCACTTCCCTGCCAACCACCTCAGCAGCAAAGCCAACAGTGGGCCCAGCCCTGCCAATCATACTGGAACCAGCATGCTCTCTGGCCAGGTTGCAACCAGTCGCAGCTGGGGCCCTGGGGCTGTATCTTCCCATTGCCCCCCTCAGTCCTCAATGGGGAGTGAAACGAAGAGTGACAgcccaggaggaggaggaggcagtaCTAGGGGCTGGGGTCCTCCATCATCCTCCACCACCAACTTTAACTTGAACTTAAACCCTAATGCCAACCCGTCTGCCTGGCCCATGTTGGGGCATGACGGAAGTGGCACAGGGGGAGGCAGCTCAGGGGGAGCCAACACCATTTCACCTCCTCACTCTACACCCAACCTCTGCAATCCACCTGGCCCCCCACCAGCCCAGACCAGCACCTGTACCGGAGCCAACACTAACAGCAACTCCTCGGGGATTGGCAATGCCTGGGTTACCATGATGGCTTCTGATGCAGAGCCACACCCCTCCCCGTCCACGAATGTGTCTTTCAGTTCAGAACCTCAGAACCTTAAAACTGATGGACCAAATCACACTAATAAGCAGGAACCCCCCAGCCCCATCCGCAGTTTGCCTGGCTGGGGAAGTGCACCTGTAGGCTTGGGTTCCATGACCCAGCCACCGCCGGGAGGCTCACAGGTCAATGGTGAAGATGGTAATTCAGTATGGGGTAACAGTGGCAACTCAAAGGCAATTTCATCTAAGGAGGCACCTGGCTGGAGCCATGAAGGAGATGGAACAGGGAACTCTGGAGGCTGGGGTGAACACCCTGAAGAGACCCAGGGAGGATGGGATACACCCAGCTCTCCCGCACAGGACTCTCAGTCCATCTCATGGAGCAGGGCTGTAAGCACAGCTGGGGCTAGTGAAGGAAGCAGTGACAGCATGGAAGGCAATCCTCAGCGAAAAGACCGGTCATCCAGAGAAAAATCAGCTCCTTTGATGCCTGCCCAGGATCTGGACCCCAGGGTGCTGTGCAACAGTGGCTGGGGACAGACCCCCGTTCGCCAGCACACTTCCTGGGACATGGACGATACCAAACATAAGAGTGATGTAGGCACTGGATCATGGGGCTCTGGCTCAACCACTCCAGCCGATGCCCAGGGGCCCTCCAACACTAGCACAGGCCCTAGCCAGATGACTGACTCTGGGAGCAAAAATGATGCACCTGGTTCTCAGGGCACTTCTGGTTGGGGTGGAAACATAGCAGCTACCAACCAGCCAAGCTCTGGTTGGGGAGAGCCACCGAGCAACATCAAGCCCCCAGGTGGCCCTGGTGGTTGGGGAAACCCTCCACCAGGAGGTCCAAGCACCAGTATACCCAAAAATGGTGGTCAGTCCTGGGGAGAAAAGCCAAGTGGGTGGGACGATTCTCACATCAAGTCAGGATCCCAGAACTGGGGAGAACAGCCCAAAGCATCTCACACTTGGGCTAGCAGTGGAGTGAGCAATAACACAGCAGAGTGGGGGGACTCAGAAGAGAGTAAAAAGAGTCCCACTAATGCTTGGGAAGGAGAACCACGAGGCTGGGGAATGTCTTCTCAAGGACCTGGAGGTAAtggtggctggggagagtcaCTTCCTCAGCGACCCAGTGGTCCCTCTCAAGGCTGGGGGGGCAAGCCTCAAGATGGGCTTAGTGGTAACAATGGAGGAGGGAGCATGGGGTCCTGGGGGGGATCGGGCTCAGTGAAACAAGGTCCAGGTTGGGGTGGAAATAAGCAGGAATCCTCAACTGAGCCTACAGGCTGGGAAGAGCCCTCCCCTCCTTCCATCCGACGCAAGATGGAGATCGATGATGGGACCTCTGCTTGGGGCGATCCCGGTACCTACAACAAGGCAGTCAATCTGTGGGACAGGAACAATTCAGGATCGTCCCAGGCTAAAGTTACTACTGGAGGCAATAATCCCcccagcaccaacaacaaccatCCCCACCCTCTCAATCACCCTTACCACGGGCCACCTGCACCTTTACAGAACCACAGCCAAAACAGCCAGAACTCAGGCCCCACCAGCGGGCCTTTGGATCCTACTGTGCAACACCAGCCTGGAGCATCTCACAACAGAGGTCCCCTGATGGCTCAAG GTTGGGGAGAGATATCCAGCTCCCACACAAAATCGGAGAGCTCCTGGGGGGAACCTGCATCTTCCCCGGTCAGCGTGGATAATGGGACGTCCGCCTGGGGCAAACCCAGCGGGAACTGTGGGGGCTGGGGCGAAAGCAATCCGGAGAGCTATGGCAGGGGCAACCCGACAATGACACCTGCATCTTGTAAACCTG CTCCCAAACCTATGCAAGATGGATGGGGAGGTGGAGGTGAAGACCTGAGCCTGTCAGGTGGTCAATGGGATGCAGAGGAGGTAGACATGTGGAATAGCACTGCCTCCCAGGAGAGCAACTCTTCCTGTAACTCTTGGAGCAATGCAAATAAAAAGGCCCCACCAAAG GGGAAGATCCCAGGGAAGCAGGATGAGGTCTGGATCATGAATCGTCTCATCAAGCAGCTGACTGACATGGGCTTCCCT AGGGATCCAGCAGAGGAGGCTTTGAAGAGCAACAACATGAACCTGGATCAGGCCATGAGTGCCCTGCTGGAAAAGAAGACGGAGCTTGACAAGCGTGGGATGGGGATAGCTGGCCACGACTACAACAACGGGCTCATCAACAAGCCCATGAGCTGCCCTCGGCCTCCGCTTCTTTCCAAAGACCCCTCAGCAGATCCCCGCTTGCCCTTCATGGATAAG GTGCAGAGTGGAATGTTTGGCGGTGGTGGAGCAGCACAAGTCCGGGCCATGCCGCAGCCGCAGCCGCCTCCTCAGCCACCAGTGCCGCCTCTCAGCTCCTCTCAGCCTAGTCTACGTGCTCAAGTGCCTCAGTTTCTCTCCCCTCAG GTTCAAGCACAGCTCTTACAGTTTGCAGCAAAAAACATTGGTCTGAATCCTGCACTTTTAACCTCACCAATAAACCCTCAACATATGACCCTTCTAAATCAACTTTACCAGCTGCAACTG GCGTACCAGCGTttacaaattcagcagcagATGTTGCAGGCGCAGCGCAATGTTTCTGGCCCCATTCGACAACAAGAGCAGCAA gTTGCACGTACAATCAATAACATGCAGCAGCAGATCCAACAGCACCAGCGTCAGCTGGCCCAGGCCCTGCTGAtgaagcagcagcaacagcaaccGCCCCCTTCCCACTCAGGCCTGCATCCTGGTGGAGCCAAATCCTCCCTGGATTCATTTCCAGGTCatccccaggctccaggcctcCCTGACCTGCAGACCAAAGAGCCGCAGTCATCTCCTAACACCTACAGCCCCTACTCTCTCT CTGGACTGAATGTAAACTGCATGGAGGTGGGAAGTCTGTCAATGAAGGAACCCCCCCAACCCCAATCGCGCCTGTCACAGTGGACGCACCCAAACTCCATTGAAAGCCTCTCTGGAAACTCTTCTCCATTGGAGCCCAACCTGGGCAAGCATG GTGCCAACCTGGGCCCTCCTGGAAAGCCCACTCAGCTGGATGAATCTTACAGCCCCTACAGCCTGATATCCAGCTCAGAGTCTCCTTCCAGCCCTCTGGTGCCTCCAGACAGCTGGGGACAAAGCAAAGGCAGCAGTGACAAGATGGCCAATGGGACCAATATCAACTGGCCACCAG AGTTTTGTCCTGGTGTACCCTGGAAGGGCCTCCAGAATATCGACCCTGAAACTGACCCCAACGTGACCCCCGGCAGCGTCCCCAGCGGACCCACCATCAACACAAATATCCAAGATGTCAACCGCTACCTGCTCCGGGACAGGAGCGGAGGTGAGAACAGGAGAA GTAAACTGTCAGAGATGAAATCCACTTGGTCTCCAGGCCCCATTTCTCACAGCCAGGCCTCTCTGTCCCACGAGCTGTGGAAGGTCCCGCAGGGCCCTCGGAGCAGCACCACAGCCCCTTCCCGCCCCCCGCCTGGCCTCACCAACACAAAGCCTTCCTCCACCTGGgggggcagctctctgggtctGGGACAAGGCTGGAGCAGCTCTTACACCACAG CAGGTACCACGTGGAGTACAGACAGCTCCACCAGAACAAGTAGCTGGCTCGTGCTGAGGAACCTCACTCCGCAG attgATGGCTCGACTCTGCGAACACTGTGCATGCAACACGGCCCCCTCATCACATTCCACCTCAACCTGACACAGGGAAATGCTGTAGTGCGCTACAGCTCCAAGGACGAAGCTGCCAAGGCACAAAAGTCCCTGCACAT GTGCGTGCTCGGAAACACCACCATCCTGGCCGAGTTTGCCGGGGAAGAGGAAGTGAACCGCTTCTTTGCACAGGGCCAGTCACTCGGAGGAACAACCAGCTGGCAGGCAACTCCAGGCACCAATCAGACAAGGATGGGCGGGACCGGGTCTGGAGCGTCTCACCCCATCGGGCACTCGCCCCActggaacaacaacaacaacggcgccggcagcagcagtagcagcggCAGCCTGGGAGCAGGCGGAACAAAAACAGGCGGAGAGCTGCTGTGGGGTGGTGTTCAGCAGTATTCCAGCCTGTGGGGACCCCCGAGTGGAGAAGAGGGACGGGTCATGGGGAGCCCCACCCCAATCAATACActgctgcctggggacctgctGAGCGGGGAGTCCATGTAG